One window from the genome of Centropristis striata isolate RG_2023a ecotype Rhode Island unplaced genomic scaffold, C.striata_1.0 Scaffold_30, whole genome shotgun sequence encodes:
- the LOC131968014 gene encoding uncharacterized protein LOC131968014: protein MASRKKTLLPRRTGLRSQRPQQPEEMATGGADLDWETDVEDEDTSWWRPAAPTAPAPTAETGGELVDMMRDFLAAQQRREEGLLAEIRGLRASLPSADRLPQPAVLTHPRAAQPLHVLNQLPAMSTPSTATATSPRLDLPTPAPRRMQRDTPREVSPAASIQFPGASSRSDQPRSDWRPYSEPRIPQYENGEDIENYLLRFERIAKTWHWPEDEWACRLVPLLSGKALEAYTAMDEERAHWYPDLKTALLAKFDISPETYRQQFRSMTTPPGENPTETYHRLRGFYRRWTWPEQHTKEQIGEIIILEQLLRVLPPEVRTWVKEHEPAEGLIAARLALQYLNARRGGPASRSTSAAPRPTYQPPQTRPGRREYRQEVPGTSTAPNQQASGKDFVCYYCQQPGHKASVCPIRKAKVSGACYAPRPEVAPNESKTDQMQHHKTVSINGQQVTALLDTGSFTSLIKHSLVPAGCVDYSRQTDILCVHGDKHPYPRADVTITIDEQPYLLTVGVVQNLPVDMILGWDLPVLMDLLHNKEVPVEPDFGEGNVNASCPVITRAQAKGVQPLPDLDSSLCEGGTKGPNKTRRQRRFEKQLRQTEPKWENVGSKEMWEVPHNIAELQRGDKTLKLLFPKVGEEANGGCVGREMFSVENDVLYTTTDEHKRLVIPASCRPLIMHLAHTLPWAGHLGRNKTYLRLNGSTRH from the coding sequence ATGGCAAGTCGGAAAAAAACCCTCCTTCCCAGACGCACCGGCCTGCGTTCCCAGCGGCCACAGCAGCCAGAGGAAATGGCGACCGGCGGTGCCGACCTGGACTGGGAAACTGACGTAGAGGATGAGGACACCTCCTGGTGGCGCCCAGCTGCTCCTACAGCTCCGGCACCCACAGCTGAAACAGGTGGAGAGTTGGTGGACATGATGCGGGACTTTTTGGCAGCACAgcaaaggagagaggagggccTGCTGGCAGAGATCAGAGGGCTGAGGGCCTCTCTTCCATCAGCTGATCGGTTACCTCAACCTGCTGTCCTGACACATCCAAGGGCAGCCCAGCCACTGCATGTGCTGAATCAGCTGCCTGCCATGTCTACACCCAGCACGGCTACAGCCACCAGTCCCAGATTGGACCTGCCCACACCAGCACCCCGGCGTATGCAGAGGGACACACCACGGGAGGTATCACCAGCAGCATCCATCCAGTTTCCGGGGGCAAGCAGTAGGTCCGACCAGCCAAGATCAGACTGGAGGCCCTATAGCGAGCCCAGAATTCCCCAATATGAAAATGGGGAGGACATTGAAAACTATTTACTCCGCTTTGAGCGGATTGCAAAAACATGGCATTGGCCAGAGGATGAGTGGGCATGCCGCCTAGTGCCACTGCTATCGGGCAAGGCATTGGAGGCCTACACTGCGATGGATGAGGAGAGGGCCCACTGGTATCCTGACCTAAAGACTGCACTTCTGGCCAAATTTGACATCTCGCCAGAAACCTACCGGCAGCAGTTCAGGTCCATGACGACACCACCCGGCGAGAACCCTACTGAGACCTACCACCGCCTGAGGGGCTTCTACCGGCGCTGGACCTGGCCAGAACAGCACACCAAGGAGCAGATTGGGGAGATCATCATCCTGGAGCAGCTGCTGAGGGTACTGCCGCCGGAAGTACGAACCTGGGTGAAGGAGCATGAGCCAGCGGAGGGGCTTATAGCTGCCAGGCTAGCGCTGCAGTATCTAAATGCTCGGAGAGGAGGCCCAGCTTCACGCTCAACCAGTGCAGCACCCCGACCAACCTACCAGCCACCACAGACCCGGCCCGGGAGGAGAGAGTACAGACAGGAGGTTCCAGGTACCAGCACTGCCCCAAACCAACAAGCCTCTGGTAAGGATTTTGTCTGTTACTATTGCCAGCAGCCAGGCCACAAAGCTTCCGTTTGTCCCATACGGAAGGCAAAGGTCAGTGGCGCCTGCTATGCACCACGTCCAGAGGTGGCGCCCAATGAAAGTAAAACAGACCAAATGCAACATCATAAAACTGTCAGTATAAATGGGCAGCAGGTTACTGCTCTGCTGGACACTGGTAGTTTCACATCCCTGATTAAACACAGCTTGGTGCCAGCAGGCTGTGTGGACTACAGCCGACAGACAGACATTTTGTGTGTACATGGGGATAAGCATCCCTATCCCAGAGCTGATGTGACAATCACCATTGATGAACAGCCTTACCTGTTGACTGTTGGGGTGGTGCAGAACTTGCCTGTGGACATGATCCTTGGATGGGACTTACCTGTTTTGATGGACTTGTTGCACAATAAAGAGGTCCCAGTGGAACCAGACTTTGGGGAGGGTAATGTAAATGCTTCTTGTCCTGTGATCACCCGAGCCCAAGCAAAGGGTGTCCAACCACTCCCAGACTTGGACAGTAGTCTGTGTGAGGGTGGCACTAAGGGCCCAAATAAAACTCGTCGCCAACGCCGCTTTGAAAAGCAGTTAAGGCAGACTGAACCGAAGTGGGAAAATGTGGGGTCAAAAGAAATGTGGGAAGTGCCTCATAATATTGCTGAGCTGCAGAGGGGAGATAAAACCCTAAAGCTGTTATTTCCTAAGGTGGGAGAAGAGGCAAATGGAGGTTGTGTGGGGAGGGAAATGTTCAGTGTTGAAAATGATGTGTTGTACACAACTACAGATGAACACAAGCGCCTGGTGATCCCTGCTAGCTGCAGACCACTGATTATGCACCTGGCACACACACTTCCATGGGCTGGACACCTTGGCCGTAACAAAACATACTTACGGTTGAACGGTTCAACCAGACACTAA
- the LOC131968013 gene encoding integrin alpha-L-like isoform X3, translating to MGVFSLPVGMSSWRFLGPGGLGGSAPYVESVLVYPGSWWSTRVLVVSVMASSMAVGSATSQCGCSLRLLFPHLDPRSLAMSLHCQSICAVSISVSSAFNIDTTNPHIYTAEQNDLFANKVLQIISGKKGGILGSAPQQPNGCEETSKSDLNSTHQCFIIPETLLTNETPVKHFGLSVSEDSRCSQITVFSPSVVHECYGNSNLNSTRYNSRPAYQECTKKTVDLVFLFDGSGSMEEEEFNKIKNLIVEMMNSLKNLSIKFAAVQFSTQPRKVFDFNDYEEGRALRNLMQEPHMSALSNTYRALAFVLNDIFENSAAGASPDATKIMILITDGVPTDTDRDRIINRYDEKNIIRFIIAVKDASLDGFRAFASEPKDKNTFKMENYEGLPGILEDIQKKIFKMEVAQAQMCQSEVAAVFYKVCRPSETHECKENSVVNSVCYKRKDDLQPISSFTPAFQESTSKKIDLVFLFDGSGSMTEAEFNKNKDFIVEIMSSLKNLSIKFAAVQFSTAPRKVFDFNDYEAGRDLEQLKKEPQMKYLTNTHKALTFVLENILENPAAGASPDATKVVVVITDGDPSDRDRNGIIAKYDEKNIIRFVIGVRDAGLDRIRTIASEPKDKNTFKIENYEGLPGILEDIQKKIFKMEVAHEQMGQTGFSAVFYNDTLILGSVGSNSWRGWLQNHHEQKETHSEDPLMQMNSYIGSSISTGVKNSFSLYFMGAPRFEHTGQVVLLRHNWKKWTAAQRLNGDQIGSYFGAELCSVDVDSDGNTDFLLVGAPRFSQEEKEGQIYVYALTDEMQLKSQLNVTAPSMGRFGTTISSLADLNGDGLRDVAVGAPLEDDNRGSVYIYLGDRHKGMRSTFSQKIRGLDIKPELRFFGHAIDGDFDLGEDGIPDIVVGSQGMAVVLRGNELQTNNLIHTGCGSNETNKSGFLHSNRQNSQNSYQHRRAEG from the exons ATGGGTGTGTTCagtctgcccgtggggatgtcGTCTTGGAGATTCCTTGGGCCCGGGGGTctgggcggctctgcaccataTGTGGAGTCTGTCCTGGTCTACCCAG GTTCGTGGtggtctacccgggtcctggtggtctctgtgatggcgtcctctatggctgtgggctctgccacctctcagtgtggatgctccctcaggttgctttttcctcatctggatcctcggagccttgccatgtctctacactgtcaatcaatatgtgctgtgt CCATCTCTGTATCTTCGGCTTTCAACATTGATACGACAAACCCCCACATCTATACTGCAGaacaaaatgatttatttgCAAACAAAGTGCTTCAAATCATATCTGGGAAGAAAGGAGG GATACTTGGGTCTGCACCCCAGCAGCCCAACGGATGTGAAGAAACAAGCAAATCTGATCTAAACTCAACCCATCAGTGCTTCATTATTCCAG AAACTTTACTCACAAACGAAACACCAGTCAAGCACTTTGGCCTGTCAGTAAGTGAGGACTCCAGATGCTCCCAAATCACT GTTTTCAGTCCAAGTGTGGTGCATGAATGTTATGGGAACTCCAATCTCAACAGCACACGGTACAATAGCAGACCTGCGTACCAAG aatgcacaaaaaagacagtggaCCTAGTCTTTCTATTTGATGGATCAGGTAGTATGGAAGAAGAAGAgttcaacaaaattaaaaacttgATAGTGGAAATGATGAACAGCCTGAAGAACCTATCAATCAAG tttgcAGCAGTTCAGTTCTCCACACAACCCAGGAAAGTTTTTGACTTCAATGACTATGAAGAGGGTAGAGCTCTTAGAAATCTAATGCAAGAACCTCATATGAGTGCTCTCAGCAACACATACAGAGCCCTCGCATTTGTGTT AAACGACATTTTTGAAAACTCAGCTGCAGGCGCCTCTCCTGATGCAACCAAAATAATGATACTAATCACAGATGGAGTTCCAACTGACACGGACAGAGATAGGATCATTAAcagatatgatgaaaaaaacataattcgCTTCATTATTGCG GTCAAAGATGCTAGTCTGGATGGATTCAGAGCCTTTGCTTCAgaaccaaaagacaaaaatacctTCAAGATGGAGAACTATGAAGGACTCCCAGGAATACTGGAAGACATCCAAAAAAAGATCTTTAAAATGGAAG TGGCTCAAGCACAAATGTGTCAGAGTGAAGTTGCTGCTGTCTTCTACAAA GTTTGCAGACCAAGTGAAACCCATGAATGTAAGGAGAACTCCGTTGTGAACAGCGTGTGCTACAAGAGAAAAGATGACCTTCAGCCAATCTCCTCGTTCACACCTGCTTTCCAAG AAAGCACAAGTAAGAAAATAGACCTAGTTTTTCTGTTTGATGGATCAGGGAGTATGACCGAAGCAGagttcaacaaaaataaagattttatagTGGAAATAATGAGCAGCCTGAAGAACTTGTCAATCAAG TTTGCAGCAGTTCAGTTCAGCACAGCTCCCAGGAAGGTTTTTGACTTCAATGACTACGAAGCTGGTCGAGATCTTGAACAACTCAAGAAAGAACCCCAAATGAAGTAtctcactaacacacacaaagcGCTAACATTTGTGTT GGAGAATATCCTTGAGAACCCAGCTGCAGGCGCCTCTCCTGATGCAACTAAAGTTGTGGTCGTCATCACTGATGGAGATCCCAgcgacagagacagaaatgggaTTATCGCCAAATATGATGAGAAAAACATAATTCGCTTTGTCATTGGG GTCAGAGATGCTGGGCTGGACAGAATCAGAACCATTGCTTCAgaaccaaaagacaaaaatacctTCAAGATTGAGAACTATGAAGGACTCCCAGGAATACTGGAAGACATCCAAAAAAAGATCTTTAAAATGGAAG TGGCTCACGAACAAATGGGTCAGACTGGATTCAGTGCTGTCTTCTACAAT GATACTTTGATTCTGGGTTCAGTGGGATCAAACAGCTGGCGTGGTTGGCTTCAGAACCATCatgaacaaaaagaaacacattctGAAGATCCACTCATGCAGATGAACTCCTACATTG GATCCTCTATCTCCACTGGAGTGAAGAACAGCTTTTCTCTATATTTCATGGGTGCACCAAGATTTGAGCACACAGGACAGGTCGTACTCCTCAGACACAATTGGAAGAAATGGACTGCAGCCCAAAGATTAAATGGGGATCAG ATTGGTTCCTATTTTGGTGCAGAGTTGTGTTCAGTAGATGTCGACTCAGATGGTAACACTGATTTCCTGCTGGTGGGAGCTCCACGGTTTTCTCAGGAAGAGAAAGAAGGCCAGATCTATGTCTACGCACTGACTGATGAG ATGCAACTGAAAAGTCAACTGAATGTGACTGCACCATCCATGGGAAGATTTGGCACCACAATTTCCAGTCTTGCAGATCTGAATGGAGATGGACTCCGAGACGTTGCTGTTGGAGCCCCTCTTGAAGATGATAACAGAGGGTCTGTGTATATCTACCTTGGTGACAGGCACAAAGGGATGCGCAGCACTTTCAGCCAA AAAATCAGGGGATTGGACATAAAACCTGAGCTCAGATTCTTTGGACATGCCATTGATGGGGACTTTGACCTCGGAGAAGATGGAATCCCAGATATTGTGGTTGGCTCACAGGGCATGGCTGTTGTGCTAAG GGGCAATGAACTCCAGACCAATAATCTCATTCACACTGGATGTGGATCCAATGAGACAAACAAATCGGGGTTTCTTCATTCAAACCGACAAAACAGCCAGAACTCTTACCAGCACCGTAGAGCTGAAGGATAA
- the LOC131968013 gene encoding integrin alpha-L-like isoform X1: MGVFSLPVGMSSWRFLGPGGLGGSAPYVESVLVYPGSWWSTRVLVVSPGPGGLPGSWWSPLVLVVYPGSWWSTRVLVVSVMASSMAVGSATSQCGCSLRLLFPHLDPRSLAMSLHCQSICAVSISVSSAFNIDTTNPHIYTAEQNDLFANKVLQIISGKKGGILGSAPQQPNGCEETSKSDLNSTHQCFIIPETLLTNETPVKHFGLSVSEDSRCSQITVFSPSVVHECYGNSNLNSTRYNSRPAYQECTKKTVDLVFLFDGSGSMEEEEFNKIKNLIVEMMNSLKNLSIKFAAVQFSTQPRKVFDFNDYEEGRALRNLMQEPHMSALSNTYRALAFVLNDIFENSAAGASPDATKIMILITDGVPTDTDRDRIINRYDEKNIIRFIIAVKDASLDGFRAFASEPKDKNTFKMENYEGLPGILEDIQKKIFKMEVAQAQMCQSEVAAVFYKVCRPSETHECKENSVVNSVCYKRKDDLQPISSFTPAFQESTSKKIDLVFLFDGSGSMTEAEFNKNKDFIVEIMSSLKNLSIKFAAVQFSTAPRKVFDFNDYEAGRDLEQLKKEPQMKYLTNTHKALTFVLENILENPAAGASPDATKVVVVITDGDPSDRDRNGIIAKYDEKNIIRFVIGVRDAGLDRIRTIASEPKDKNTFKIENYEGLPGILEDIQKKIFKMEVAHEQMGQTGFSAVFYNDTLILGSVGSNSWRGWLQNHHEQKETHSEDPLMQMNSYIGSSISTGVKNSFSLYFMGAPRFEHTGQVVLLRHNWKKWTAAQRLNGDQIGSYFGAELCSVDVDSDGNTDFLLVGAPRFSQEEKEGQIYVYALTDEMQLKSQLNVTAPSMGRFGTTISSLADLNGDGLRDVAVGAPLEDDNRGSVYIYLGDRHKGMRSTFSQKIRGLDIKPELRFFGHAIDGDFDLGEDGIPDIVVGSQGMAVVLRGNELQTNNLIHTGCGSNETNKSGFLHSNRQNSQNSYQHRRAEG; the protein is encoded by the exons ATGGGTGTGTTCagtctgcccgtggggatgtcGTCTTGGAGATTCCTTGGGCCCGGGGGTctgggcggctctgcaccataTGTGGAGTCTGTCCTGGTCTACCCAGGTTCGTGGtggtctacccgggtcctggtggtctccccgggtcctggtggtctacctgggtcctggtggtctcccCTGGTCCTGGTGGTCTACCCAGGTTCGTGGtggtctacccgggtcctggtggtctctgtgatggcgtcctctatggctgtgggctctgccacctctcagtgtggatgctccctcaggttgctttttcctcatctggatcctcggagccttgccatgtctctacactgtcaatcaatatgtgctgtgt CCATCTCTGTATCTTCGGCTTTCAACATTGATACGACAAACCCCCACATCTATACTGCAGaacaaaatgatttatttgCAAACAAAGTGCTTCAAATCATATCTGGGAAGAAAGGAGG GATACTTGGGTCTGCACCCCAGCAGCCCAACGGATGTGAAGAAACAAGCAAATCTGATCTAAACTCAACCCATCAGTGCTTCATTATTCCAG AAACTTTACTCACAAACGAAACACCAGTCAAGCACTTTGGCCTGTCAGTAAGTGAGGACTCCAGATGCTCCCAAATCACT GTTTTCAGTCCAAGTGTGGTGCATGAATGTTATGGGAACTCCAATCTCAACAGCACACGGTACAATAGCAGACCTGCGTACCAAG aatgcacaaaaaagacagtggaCCTAGTCTTTCTATTTGATGGATCAGGTAGTATGGAAGAAGAAGAgttcaacaaaattaaaaacttgATAGTGGAAATGATGAACAGCCTGAAGAACCTATCAATCAAG tttgcAGCAGTTCAGTTCTCCACACAACCCAGGAAAGTTTTTGACTTCAATGACTATGAAGAGGGTAGAGCTCTTAGAAATCTAATGCAAGAACCTCATATGAGTGCTCTCAGCAACACATACAGAGCCCTCGCATTTGTGTT AAACGACATTTTTGAAAACTCAGCTGCAGGCGCCTCTCCTGATGCAACCAAAATAATGATACTAATCACAGATGGAGTTCCAACTGACACGGACAGAGATAGGATCATTAAcagatatgatgaaaaaaacataattcgCTTCATTATTGCG GTCAAAGATGCTAGTCTGGATGGATTCAGAGCCTTTGCTTCAgaaccaaaagacaaaaatacctTCAAGATGGAGAACTATGAAGGACTCCCAGGAATACTGGAAGACATCCAAAAAAAGATCTTTAAAATGGAAG TGGCTCAAGCACAAATGTGTCAGAGTGAAGTTGCTGCTGTCTTCTACAAA GTTTGCAGACCAAGTGAAACCCATGAATGTAAGGAGAACTCCGTTGTGAACAGCGTGTGCTACAAGAGAAAAGATGACCTTCAGCCAATCTCCTCGTTCACACCTGCTTTCCAAG AAAGCACAAGTAAGAAAATAGACCTAGTTTTTCTGTTTGATGGATCAGGGAGTATGACCGAAGCAGagttcaacaaaaataaagattttatagTGGAAATAATGAGCAGCCTGAAGAACTTGTCAATCAAG TTTGCAGCAGTTCAGTTCAGCACAGCTCCCAGGAAGGTTTTTGACTTCAATGACTACGAAGCTGGTCGAGATCTTGAACAACTCAAGAAAGAACCCCAAATGAAGTAtctcactaacacacacaaagcGCTAACATTTGTGTT GGAGAATATCCTTGAGAACCCAGCTGCAGGCGCCTCTCCTGATGCAACTAAAGTTGTGGTCGTCATCACTGATGGAGATCCCAgcgacagagacagaaatgggaTTATCGCCAAATATGATGAGAAAAACATAATTCGCTTTGTCATTGGG GTCAGAGATGCTGGGCTGGACAGAATCAGAACCATTGCTTCAgaaccaaaagacaaaaatacctTCAAGATTGAGAACTATGAAGGACTCCCAGGAATACTGGAAGACATCCAAAAAAAGATCTTTAAAATGGAAG TGGCTCACGAACAAATGGGTCAGACTGGATTCAGTGCTGTCTTCTACAAT GATACTTTGATTCTGGGTTCAGTGGGATCAAACAGCTGGCGTGGTTGGCTTCAGAACCATCatgaacaaaaagaaacacattctGAAGATCCACTCATGCAGATGAACTCCTACATTG GATCCTCTATCTCCACTGGAGTGAAGAACAGCTTTTCTCTATATTTCATGGGTGCACCAAGATTTGAGCACACAGGACAGGTCGTACTCCTCAGACACAATTGGAAGAAATGGACTGCAGCCCAAAGATTAAATGGGGATCAG ATTGGTTCCTATTTTGGTGCAGAGTTGTGTTCAGTAGATGTCGACTCAGATGGTAACACTGATTTCCTGCTGGTGGGAGCTCCACGGTTTTCTCAGGAAGAGAAAGAAGGCCAGATCTATGTCTACGCACTGACTGATGAG ATGCAACTGAAAAGTCAACTGAATGTGACTGCACCATCCATGGGAAGATTTGGCACCACAATTTCCAGTCTTGCAGATCTGAATGGAGATGGACTCCGAGACGTTGCTGTTGGAGCCCCTCTTGAAGATGATAACAGAGGGTCTGTGTATATCTACCTTGGTGACAGGCACAAAGGGATGCGCAGCACTTTCAGCCAA AAAATCAGGGGATTGGACATAAAACCTGAGCTCAGATTCTTTGGACATGCCATTGATGGGGACTTTGACCTCGGAGAAGATGGAATCCCAGATATTGTGGTTGGCTCACAGGGCATGGCTGTTGTGCTAAG GGGCAATGAACTCCAGACCAATAATCTCATTCACACTGGATGTGGATCCAATGAGACAAACAAATCGGGGTTTCTTCATTCAAACCGACAAAACAGCCAGAACTCTTACCAGCACCGTAGAGCTGAAGGATAA
- the LOC131968013 gene encoding integrin alpha-L-like isoform X2 yields MGVFSLPVGMSSWRFLGPGGLGGSAPYVESVLVYPGSWWSTRVLVVSPGPGGLPGSWWSPLVLVVYPGSWWSTRVLVVSVMASSMAVGSATSQCGCSLRLLFPHLDPRSLAMSLHCQSICAVSISVSSAFNIDTTNPHIYTAEQNDLFANKVLQIISGKKGGILGSAPQQPNGCEETSKSDLNSTHQCFIIPETLLTNETPVKHFGLSVSEDSRCSQITVFSPSVVHECYGNSNLNSTRYNSRPAYQECTKKTVDLVFLFDGSGSMEEEEFNKIKNLIVEMMNSLKNLSIKFAAVQFSTQPRKVFDFNDYEEGRALRNLMQEPHMSALSNTYRALAFVLNDIFENSAAGASPDATKIMILITDGVPTDTDRDRIINRYDEKNIIRFIIAVKDASLDGFRAFASEPKDKNTFKMENYEGLPGILEDIQKKIFKMEVAQAQMCQSEVAAVFYKVCRPSETHECKENSVVNSVCYKRKDDLQPISSFTPAFQESTSKKIDLVFLFDGSGSMTEAEFNKNKDFIVEIMSSLKNLSIKFAAVQFSTAPRKVFDFNDYEAGRDLEQLKKEPQMKYLTNTHKALTFVLENILENPAAGASPDATKVVVVITDGDPSDRDRNGIIAKYDEKNIIRFVIGVRDAGLDRIRTIASEPKDKNTFKIENYEGLPGILEDIQKKIFKMEVAHEQMGQTGFSAVFYNDTLILGSVGSNSWRGWLQNHHEQKETHSEDPLMQMNSYIGSSISTGVKNSFSLYFMGAPRFEHTGQVVLLRHNWKKWTAAQRLNGDQIGSYFGAELCSVDVDSDGNTDFLLVGAPRFSQEEKEGQIYVYALTDEMQLKSQLNVTAPSMGRFGTTISSLADLNGDGLRDVAVGAPLEDDNRGSVYIYLGDRHKGMRSTFSQKIRGLDIKPELRFFGHAIDGDFDLGEDGIPDIVVGSQGMAVVLRYKPIFNVLTHLSFQPEEINTERLHCPGISDENLPMVTITACFD; encoded by the exons ATGGGTGTGTTCagtctgcccgtggggatgtcGTCTTGGAGATTCCTTGGGCCCGGGGGTctgggcggctctgcaccataTGTGGAGTCTGTCCTGGTCTACCCAGGTTCGTGGtggtctacccgggtcctggtggtctccccgggtcctggtggtctacctgggtcctggtggtctcccCTGGTCCTGGTGGTCTACCCAGGTTCGTGGtggtctacccgggtcctggtggtctctgtgatggcgtcctctatggctgtgggctctgccacctctcagtgtggatgctccctcaggttgctttttcctcatctggatcctcggagccttgccatgtctctacactgtcaatcaatatgtgctgtgt CCATCTCTGTATCTTCGGCTTTCAACATTGATACGACAAACCCCCACATCTATACTGCAGaacaaaatgatttatttgCAAACAAAGTGCTTCAAATCATATCTGGGAAGAAAGGAGG GATACTTGGGTCTGCACCCCAGCAGCCCAACGGATGTGAAGAAACAAGCAAATCTGATCTAAACTCAACCCATCAGTGCTTCATTATTCCAG AAACTTTACTCACAAACGAAACACCAGTCAAGCACTTTGGCCTGTCAGTAAGTGAGGACTCCAGATGCTCCCAAATCACT GTTTTCAGTCCAAGTGTGGTGCATGAATGTTATGGGAACTCCAATCTCAACAGCACACGGTACAATAGCAGACCTGCGTACCAAG aatgcacaaaaaagacagtggaCCTAGTCTTTCTATTTGATGGATCAGGTAGTATGGAAGAAGAAGAgttcaacaaaattaaaaacttgATAGTGGAAATGATGAACAGCCTGAAGAACCTATCAATCAAG tttgcAGCAGTTCAGTTCTCCACACAACCCAGGAAAGTTTTTGACTTCAATGACTATGAAGAGGGTAGAGCTCTTAGAAATCTAATGCAAGAACCTCATATGAGTGCTCTCAGCAACACATACAGAGCCCTCGCATTTGTGTT AAACGACATTTTTGAAAACTCAGCTGCAGGCGCCTCTCCTGATGCAACCAAAATAATGATACTAATCACAGATGGAGTTCCAACTGACACGGACAGAGATAGGATCATTAAcagatatgatgaaaaaaacataattcgCTTCATTATTGCG GTCAAAGATGCTAGTCTGGATGGATTCAGAGCCTTTGCTTCAgaaccaaaagacaaaaatacctTCAAGATGGAGAACTATGAAGGACTCCCAGGAATACTGGAAGACATCCAAAAAAAGATCTTTAAAATGGAAG TGGCTCAAGCACAAATGTGTCAGAGTGAAGTTGCTGCTGTCTTCTACAAA GTTTGCAGACCAAGTGAAACCCATGAATGTAAGGAGAACTCCGTTGTGAACAGCGTGTGCTACAAGAGAAAAGATGACCTTCAGCCAATCTCCTCGTTCACACCTGCTTTCCAAG AAAGCACAAGTAAGAAAATAGACCTAGTTTTTCTGTTTGATGGATCAGGGAGTATGACCGAAGCAGagttcaacaaaaataaagattttatagTGGAAATAATGAGCAGCCTGAAGAACTTGTCAATCAAG TTTGCAGCAGTTCAGTTCAGCACAGCTCCCAGGAAGGTTTTTGACTTCAATGACTACGAAGCTGGTCGAGATCTTGAACAACTCAAGAAAGAACCCCAAATGAAGTAtctcactaacacacacaaagcGCTAACATTTGTGTT GGAGAATATCCTTGAGAACCCAGCTGCAGGCGCCTCTCCTGATGCAACTAAAGTTGTGGTCGTCATCACTGATGGAGATCCCAgcgacagagacagaaatgggaTTATCGCCAAATATGATGAGAAAAACATAATTCGCTTTGTCATTGGG GTCAGAGATGCTGGGCTGGACAGAATCAGAACCATTGCTTCAgaaccaaaagacaaaaatacctTCAAGATTGAGAACTATGAAGGACTCCCAGGAATACTGGAAGACATCCAAAAAAAGATCTTTAAAATGGAAG TGGCTCACGAACAAATGGGTCAGACTGGATTCAGTGCTGTCTTCTACAAT GATACTTTGATTCTGGGTTCAGTGGGATCAAACAGCTGGCGTGGTTGGCTTCAGAACCATCatgaacaaaaagaaacacattctGAAGATCCACTCATGCAGATGAACTCCTACATTG GATCCTCTATCTCCACTGGAGTGAAGAACAGCTTTTCTCTATATTTCATGGGTGCACCAAGATTTGAGCACACAGGACAGGTCGTACTCCTCAGACACAATTGGAAGAAATGGACTGCAGCCCAAAGATTAAATGGGGATCAG ATTGGTTCCTATTTTGGTGCAGAGTTGTGTTCAGTAGATGTCGACTCAGATGGTAACACTGATTTCCTGCTGGTGGGAGCTCCACGGTTTTCTCAGGAAGAGAAAGAAGGCCAGATCTATGTCTACGCACTGACTGATGAG ATGCAACTGAAAAGTCAACTGAATGTGACTGCACCATCCATGGGAAGATTTGGCACCACAATTTCCAGTCTTGCAGATCTGAATGGAGATGGACTCCGAGACGTTGCTGTTGGAGCCCCTCTTGAAGATGATAACAGAGGGTCTGTGTATATCTACCTTGGTGACAGGCACAAAGGGATGCGCAGCACTTTCAGCCAA AAAATCAGGGGATTGGACATAAAACCTGAGCTCAGATTCTTTGGACATGCCATTGATGGGGACTTTGACCTCGGAGAAGATGGAATCCCAGATATTGTGGTTGGCTCACAGGGCATGGCTGTTGTGCTAAG GTACAAGCCCATCTTCAATGTCTTGACCCATCTGTCTTTTCAACCTGAGGAGATAAACACTGAAAGGCTTCACTGCCCTGGCATTTCAGATGAAAATTTACCAATGGTTACCATAACAGCCTGCTTTGACTAA